In the genome of Streptomyces lydicus, the window CATCGCCGCCCCGCCGACCCGGGTGGGCGCGCACGGCTCGGTGCAGTGGGCGCGCCGCCCCACCGCCAGCAACCGCTGGCTGCCGGATGCCGAGGAGTTGATCAGCCCGCTCGCGTACGCCTGCGCACGGGACGCGGTCGCGGCCCGGGGGCGCTGAACGCGGCCGGCCGGGGCCACTGACCCGGACCGGCCGATTCCCCTTGCCCGGCGCCGCGCCGCCCCGGACCGGTCCGCCCGCCCCGGGGGCGCTCATCGCCCGACATCCTCCGATACCCGGTCGTATCGTGGGGTCCCTGACGGGGGCCAGGACGGTCTCTGCGGGGACGTCGAAGGGCAGGGCCGGTGGCGAACGAGCCGGAAGACATCGAGCAGCACCTCGATCCGCACGTCGATCGACACCTCGATCCGCGCGTCGGTCAGCACCCTGATCGGCGCGTCGATCAACACCTCGATCGGCAGGCCGGGTCGGCGCCGCCGGAGCCCCCGTCGGCCGCCTCTCCAAGCGGGGCGGCCGGGGTCCCCGGGGGCGCCGTGGCCGGCCCGCCCGCCGTCCGCATCCAGGGGCTGTGGAAGAAGTTCGGCGAGCAGATCGCCGTCAACGGCATCGATCTGACGCTGCCGGCCGGGCGCTTCATCGGTCTGGTCGGCCCCAACGGCGCCGGCAAGACCACCACGCTCTCCATGGTGACCGGCCTGCTGCGGCCGGACGCCGGGCTGGTCGAGATCGGCGGGCACGACGTCTGGCGCGACCCGGTGTCCGTCAAGTCCCGGATCGGGGTGCTGCCCGAGGGGCTGCGGCTCTTCGAACGGCTCTCCGGGCGTGAACTCCTCGGCTACATAGGCCGGTTGCGCGGGCTGCCGGGCGACGAGGTGGACAAGCGGGCCGGGCAGCTGCTGGACGTACTCGACCTGGCAGGCGCGCAGAACAAGCTGGTGGTGGACTACTCCACCGGTATGCGCAAGAAGATCGGGCTGGCGGCGGCGCTGCTGCACAACCCCGAAATCCTCTTCCTCGACGAGCCCTTCGAGGGCGTCGACCCGGTGTCGGCGCAGACCATCCGCGGGGTGCTGGAGCGCTATACCGCCTCCGGGGCGACCGTGATCTTCTCCAGCCATGTGATGGAGCTGGTCGAGTCGCTGTGCGACTGGGTCGCGGTGATCGCCGCCGGGCGGATCCGTGCGGACGGCCCGCTCGCCGAGGTACGGGGCGAGGCGCCCTCGCTGCAGGACGCGTTCCTCGAACTCGTCGGCGCACGGGACCGCGGCCCGGGAACCAACCTCGACTGGCTGGGCGGTGGCGGCGCCCGATGAGCACCGAATCTCCCGTGGCGACCACGGGGCCGGCCGCCGCACCTTCCCCTTCCCTGACCGGCGTCTTCGTCCGGCTGAAGCTGTCGCTGCTGCGCAACGGGCTGCGGCAGTCCACCGGCCGCGCACTGGCGTATATCGCGTCCGTCGTCGTCGGTCTGCTGTTCACCGCCGGTGTGGTGCTGGGGCTGATCGCGCTGCGCGGCACCGCGCATGTCGGCGCGCTGGTCGTGCTGCTCACCGGGATCCTCACCCTGGGCTGGGCGGTGATGCCGCTGTTCTTCCCCACCGGGGACGAGACGCTGGATCCGACCCGGCTGGTGATGCTGCCGCTGCGGCCGCGGCCGCTGATCGTGTCGCTGCTGGTGGCCTCGCTCGTCGGCATCGGCCCGGTCGTCACCCTCGCGCTGGCGGCCGGCTCGGTGATCGCGGTCGCCGACGGCCCGGCCGCCGCGGCCGTGGGTGTGGTGGCCGTCGTCCTGGTGGTGCTGGTGTGCGTGTCGCTGGCACGGGCCGTCGCCACCGCGTCGGTGCGGCTGCTGACCAGCCGCCGTGGCCGTGATCTCGCCGTACTGGGCGGCCTGTTCATCGCCATCGGCGCCCAGGGCATCAATATCGTCGCCCAGAAGCTGGGCCGGCCGGACGGCCTGTCCGTATTGGAGCCGGTGGGCGAGGTACTGCGCTGGGTGCCGCCGGCCTCGGCGGTCAGTGCCGTCGAGGACGCCGGACACGGGGCGTACGGGCGGGCGCTGGCCGGCCTGGCGCTGGCGGCGCTGGCGCTGGTCCTGCTGCTGTGGTGGTGGCAGCGCACCCTGACCACCCTGATGACGGCCCCGGATTCCTCGACCCTCCAGGCGGTGGAGAAGGACAGCGCACGCCGGGCGGGCACGCAGCAGCGGGGGCTCGGGCGGCTGCTGCCGGACGGGCGGACCTGCGCGGTCATGCTCCGTACGCTGCGCTACGCCTGGCGCGACCCCAAGTCGAAGATGGCGTGGGCGACCGCGCTCGGCGTCGGCCTGCTGTTGCCGGCCGTCTCGGCGGCGCAGGGCAACGGCAGCATCTATACGTCGTTCTCGGCGTCGGCGCTGCTCGGGTCGCAGATGTACAACCAGTTCGGGCAGGACACCTCGGCGTTCTGGATGGTCGCCTCGACCCTCGCCACCCCGCGGGACGCCTACCGGGAACTGCGGGCGCGTGCCTGCGCGCTGGCGCTGGTGGCCGTCCCGTACGTCACGCTGGTCGTCGCCGGCACCGCCGCCGTCATCGGGCCGTGGTCGGACTTCGTGGAGGTCTACGGGCTCTCGCTGGCCGTGCTGGGTGCGCTGATGGCGACCGGGGCGCTGTCGTCGGCGGTCTTCCCGTACTCGATCCCCTCGGAGGGCAACAAGAACGTCGCGGCGGGACAGGCCGCGATCGCCTGGTTCAGCCTCTTCGGCGGGGTGCTGGTGGGCGCCGTGCTGTGCGCACCGCTGCTGGGCCTGACCATCTGGCTGCATGTCGCCGGGCTGCACTCGCTGCTGTGGGTGCTGCTGCCGGTGGGCGCGGTCTACGGCGTGGGCATCGCGGAGCTGGGACTCCGGGTGGCGGCGCCCCGGGTGGCGCGGCGGCTACCGGAGATTCTGGTGGCGGTGAGCAAGGCCTGAGGACCACGCGCCGGGCGGGGGCGCTCCGGGCGGGGCGCTCCGGGCGGGGGCGCTCCGGACGGGGGCGCCCCGGGCTGGGAGTTGGGCGGGCCGGACGGGGGCGCCGGGAAGTGAGCGGGCCGGACGGGGCGGGCCCGCCTGCCCCGCCCTCCGCTGCCGGGCGCATGGCCGGCCCGCGCCGCCATGCGGCAATGCCTTGACGCGCGGGCCAGGTGCCGCGCGGGCCGGGTGGCATGTGGCCTGTGCCGGGTGGCGTGTGCCGGGCGGCGTGTGCCGGATGGCGCGTGGCATGTGGACCTGTGCCAGGTGGCGCTGCCGCTCAGCCGGGCATCGTGGCCGTACGGAGAAAGGGCTCGATGGCGGCGCACCAGGCGTCGGGGTGTTCCCAGGGGAGCAGATGGCCGGCGTCGGGGATTTCGGCGTAGGCGCCACGCGGCAGCACCCGGACCATCTCCATGGCCTCGGCACGGCCCAGTTCGGCATCGAGGCCGCGGACGACCAGGGTCGGGCACAGGACCTGGGCGAGCTCTTCCCAATGGGCGTCGTGCACCCAGGTCTCGCGGGCGGTGAGCATCTGCCGGCGGGAGAAGACCGGGCGCCAGCCGTCGGCGCGCTCGGCCATCACCTCGGCGAAGAATTCGCCGCGGGCGGGTCTGGGCCGCTCCAGGGTCGGGTCGTCCTCGCCGAACCACTTGCGGACGTCCGCGAGGGTCGCGAACGGCACCGGCCAGGACCGGAACCATTCGGTCCACTCGCGCTGCGAGGCCGCTCCGAGCGCCGAGGCCCGCATATCGCAGATGACCAGCGCACTGACCAGATCCGGTCTTCGGGCCGCTAACTGCCACGCCGTCAGGGCACCCATGGCGTGCCCGACAAGGGCGACCGGGGCGAGGCCGAGCTGCTCGACAGCCGCGATGGCGTCATCGACGTACGCCTCGCGGTCGTACGGCCCCTCGGCGGGCTTCTCGCTGCGGCCGTGGCCCCGCTGATCCAGCGCGACGGGGCGGTGGCGCGCGCTCAGACGGCGCGCGGTGGCCGCCCAGTGCGAGGCGCGGCCCATCAGGCCATGGAGCAGGAGTACACCAGGCCGTTGCTCGCTCTCCTCCAGCCCACCGCCGATCTTGGGCGGGTCGGTGAATTCCCAGGCGGCGAGGCCTACACCGCCGGCCCCTGTGACATCGATGCGCTGCACCATGTGCCTTGGCACCCCCAATCGTCCCTTGAGCAGCTCCACACTATCGAACCTCTATTCGAACGCACCGTTCCGGCGCGCAATACCCCTCGTTCGAGTGACGTCACTCCAGGATTGGCCGCGCCCGCCACGGGGAGACATCTGCCGGGAGGCGGGCCCTACCGGGAAGGGGGCCCGTGGGGGAAGACCCTGGGAGCTCGGGGCTCCGGGTCTTGGGTGGGGGACATGGGGAGGCAGGGCCCCGGCTGCTCGCAGCGCCGGGGCCCTGACTGTCTCCGTCATCTGTGGATGCATCCGGACCCCCTCCCCGGCCAGGACAGGCCGATGCATGGCCATGCGTCAGCGTGACACGAGACCGGCCCTATCGCACGGATTCGCACAAGTCCGTTCAACCGGAAAGAACTTGCCGAGCCCGCTGAGCGGCGCATCGGCGCAGTTCAGCGGGCTCGCGGGGAGACTTCGGCCGGGAGGGCCGACAAGAAAGAGGCTGAAACTGCTTTCAGCGCTTGGCGACAAACACATGGGCGGCGATCTC includes:
- a CDS encoding transporter, producing MSTESPVATTGPAAAPSPSLTGVFVRLKLSLLRNGLRQSTGRALAYIASVVVGLLFTAGVVLGLIALRGTAHVGALVVLLTGILTLGWAVMPLFFPTGDETLDPTRLVMLPLRPRPLIVSLLVASLVGIGPVVTLALAAGSVIAVADGPAAAAVGVVAVVLVVLVCVSLARAVATASVRLLTSRRGRDLAVLGGLFIAIGAQGINIVAQKLGRPDGLSVLEPVGEVLRWVPPASAVSAVEDAGHGAYGRALAGLALAALALVLLLWWWQRTLTTLMTAPDSSTLQAVEKDSARRAGTQQRGLGRLLPDGRTCAVMLRTLRYAWRDPKSKMAWATALGVGLLLPAVSAAQGNGSIYTSFSASALLGSQMYNQFGQDTSAFWMVASTLATPRDAYRELRARACALALVAVPYVTLVVAGTAAVIGPWSDFVEVYGLSLAVLGALMATGALSSAVFPYSIPSEGNKNVAAGQAAIAWFSLFGGVLVGAVLCAPLLGLTIWLHVAGLHSLLWVLLPVGAVYGVGIAELGLRVAAPRVARRLPEILVAVSKA
- a CDS encoding ABC transporter ATP-binding protein, whose translation is MAGPPAVRIQGLWKKFGEQIAVNGIDLTLPAGRFIGLVGPNGAGKTTTLSMVTGLLRPDAGLVEIGGHDVWRDPVSVKSRIGVLPEGLRLFERLSGRELLGYIGRLRGLPGDEVDKRAGQLLDVLDLAGAQNKLVVDYSTGMRKKIGLAAALLHNPEILFLDEPFEGVDPVSAQTIRGVLERYTASGATVIFSSHVMELVESLCDWVAVIAAGRIRADGPLAEVRGEAPSLQDAFLELVGARDRGPGTNLDWLGGGGAR
- a CDS encoding alpha/beta fold hydrolase, translated to MVQRIDVTGAGGVGLAAWEFTDPPKIGGGLEESEQRPGVLLLHGLMGRASHWAATARRLSARHRPVALDQRGHGRSEKPAEGPYDREAYVDDAIAAVEQLGLAPVALVGHAMGALTAWQLAARRPDLVSALVICDMRASALGAASQREWTEWFRSWPVPFATLADVRKWFGEDDPTLERPRPARGEFFAEVMAERADGWRPVFSRRQMLTARETWVHDAHWEELAQVLCPTLVVRGLDAELGRAEAMEMVRVLPRGAYAEIPDAGHLLPWEHPDAWCAAIEPFLRTATMPG